Proteins encoded by one window of Pseudomonadota bacterium:
- a CDS encoding lysine N(6)-hydroxylase/L-ornithine N(5)-oxygenase family protein → MITDQISFKAGMLDDRISDPPSPESFLNSSDRIYRINMIIFRPFRKIGPKNTYLLIAAFAMFCNSSV, encoded by the coding sequence ATGATTACTGACCAAATATCTTTTAAGGCAGGTATGCTTGATGACCGCATTAGTGATCCGCCTTCCCCCGAAAGCTTTTTAAACTCTTCTGACAGGATTTACAGGATTAACATGATTATTTTCAGACCGTTCCGGAAGATCGGCCCGAAAAATACATATCTGCTAATTGCTGCCTTTGCTATGTTTTGCAATAGTTCCGTTTGA